The Lysobacter luteus genome contains the following window.
GAATGGCCGCGTCATCCAGTGGTGTCGCCGCCGCGGCGCCGTCGACCATGCCTGGTAGCAACAGCGAGGGCGTTGCCGGTGCCAGCAGTCCGGTTGCGCCGTGGCCAGGCCCGGTCGGTGGCGCTGCGGAGCCGGGCGCGGGCACTGCGGCGTCGCGCCAGCCACCGATCATGGCGAACAGCTGGTCGGGGAGTGCGGCTTCCGCGGTCCCGTCGACGGTCCGCTCTGTTGCCTCCGTCGCTTCGGCATCGATGCCGTCATCACGAGCGGAAGCCGGCGCGTCGGGCCGTGACGAGGCGCGTGCCGAGGCGCCGCGGGGTTCGGCGGCGCGCGGTCCGACGTCGGCCCGCGACCCGTCGCTGCGCGCAGGATTCATCAGTTGCTCGAAGCGGTCCTCGCCGGATGCTCCGGCATCGGCCGCGCCCTTGCGCGCCGCACCCGTGGCGGAACCGGAGGCCGGTGTGGAAAGGGCCGACGCGATCACGCCGGCACCTCGCCGTCGCCACCGCCCGCCCCGTTTCGCACACGGCGCGCGCCCAGGTCGTCCAGCTCACGCTGCACGCGCTGCTCGGCCACGCGGGACTCCTCGGCGCGATAACTGGCCGACAGCTTTTCCAGCACGTGGGTCTCCCGGCTGGCCAGCATCAGGCGTGCACGCTCGACGTCGCAGTGCTGGCGGGTGTCGTCGACCACGCGGCTCTGCTGCGCGACCGCCGCGTCCAGCCGCTCGCGGAAGGCGAGGCGGTTGGCCAGCAGCGCCGGGTTGGTGATGGTGGCGGCGGGCGCGGAATACTCGGCGGCGTAGCGACGCAGCGCATCCAGCCGCTGCTCCTGCTCGGCCAGGGTGCGGTCGCGCTCGGCGACCTCGCGGGCAACATCGTCCTGGCGTTGCTGCTTGACCCGCAGCAGCGGGTCGAGCCGTTGCGATCGCGTCATCGTGCAGGCTCCTGGGCGTGGGTGGTGGCGTGGGTGGCGGGCGCGGGCTCGCGGGTGTCGTCGAGCAGGCGTGCCAGCGCGGCGCGGCTGGCCTCCACGTCGGAGGCCTCGGTTACGTCCTGGCCCAGGAACTCGAGGATCTTCGGCCAGCGCGCCAGTGCCTCGTCGACCACCGGGTCGCTACCGCGCTGGTAGGCGCCGATGGCGATCAGGTCGCGCTGGGCGTTGTAGGCGGCCATCAGCCGCTTGAGCTTGCGGATTCGCTCGCGCCACGGGGCGTCGGTGATCTCCTGCATCACGCGGCTGACCGAGACCTCGACGTCGATGGCCGGGTACTGGCCGGCGTCGGCGATACGGCGGGTCAGCACGATG
Protein-coding sequences here:
- the fliJ gene encoding flagellar export protein FliJ, which codes for MTRSQRLDPLLRVKQQRQDDVAREVAERDRTLAEQEQRLDALRRYAAEYSAPAATITNPALLANRLAFRERLDAAVAQQSRVVDDTRQHCDVERARLMLASRETHVLEKLSASYRAEESRVAEQRVQRELDDLGARRVRNGAGGGDGEVPA